The DNA sequence CGGACTTTCCGTCAAGGATGCCATTAGAAAAACACGAGGAGGGCGTACTCAGGGTATGAGGTCCAAAATGTACGTCGCTCTTGTTCTCTTGACTAAAAAGATGCTCAGTGGATCGCCTCGTCGGACATTGTGCCAAAATatgctggaagagaaggatgTTCGCGCCCAGACTTTCTGTTCTCCGCCACCTCTCAAAACCCATGTCAACCCATTATTTGCGAGATTAATGCTCGTTTCCCGTATAACTCTTGGTTTTTTGTCGAGGCTGCGACAGAGCCATTTGAGAGGGCTGGTCTTCGAAATAGTGGGCTAAAAACAGGCCATGATTCTGCGGTAAGCATCGAGAGAGATCCAAAATGAGTTTTTCAACATTGTGTTAATGAGATTTCGAAACATAGGCTTTTGGCGACGCCGTCGTGAGTCTCTTTGACTCATCGCATCCCGGCCACATCCTACTAGGGAAGCAGTGGATAGGATTTGACGTCCATTTGCTTCCGGGCAAGTTCAAACAGAGAACGGGGCATGAGATGCGTATAATCTCACCATCTGATTTAAGGCTCACAGAAGATTCGGAATCCCCAACAGGCTACCACCTTTCGTGCATCATCAAGGATagcgaggagctggagcgagTGTGGCAGATTAGCTTAGATATGGTCCAGACCGAGATACAAGAATTCTCCCCGGAGATATTGCGCGAGATCGCTCGCATCTGCACCAACGATCTACGAtctgtctttttgcttcacGACAAGCGTTTATTAGGGATTGTGCTTGAGGAGGTCGACAATTTGGTGGAGCAAGGAGTAGTGGATTCCGTGGAAGCTCAGTTGCTAAAGGAAAGCATTGCGCCTACTTATGTTCCAGGTTCAGCTGGCTGGAATGAAGCGATTTCTTCACCAAATGCCAAGGAAGGACTGGTGCTGAAAGATGCTCGTGGGGGAATTGGGAGGGGCCACGTCTTTGGACATAATGTGACCCAGGGAAAATGGGACGAATGTCTTCGGgcggttggcgatggcgagctTGTTGAGGGTAAGGGATTCGTCCTTCAAGGAAAAGTTGATCAAGTTTCCTTTGACATTTTGAATCCAGCCGGGGATAACCCCCAGAGCCATTATCTTATTGGCGCATGGGCAGCCGTAAATGGAAAATATCTCGGCTTGACCTCTATGAGGCTCGGTAACGATTTGGGGTGCGTGCCACCACCAGACGGCGGCATGGCCATTCTTTCTGTTACATCTGCCTCATAGGCCATCATTTCAACTCAGATTGAACTGCATATAAAAAGTCTTTTAACAAAACGCATTGGCCAACAGGCTGCAATGCCATCTTTAGTTCTTCTAGAGTGTGGGGGAGATAATCGTTGGATGTACATATTTCTACTATTCGGAATCATAAGAATACAAATGTAGCATAATATGTATGACTGGATAAGCAAAACAACAGATTCTTGAAGATTAGCCTGGCCAACTATGAACTATGGCATATTAAAGTAGGTATCGGAATCTACTATTTTGTACGGGGTTCTCCAAATTTGCACCATCTTCTCTATCcaatcttttgttttctctccCAAGGGCAATACGTAAAATCGTAGCAAAACAAAGCGACATGGCAAGCATGCCTATATTGATGCAAAAGGCTTTGGTATATCGCGGCGCGTCGGAGTCTAAATTTGCACATGTCAGCACTGTGATAGCCCACCAAATGAGGAGAGATTTACCAGGATAGAAGTaagatgtatatatagagCATGCATTACTTATACAGTTGATCATGGCAATTGCGGCTGCACGTTTGTCCGTTGGTCTCGGGATTACTGTCGTCAAATGAGCCAAGACATTCCCAAGGACTCAAGAGGCTGGCCTTACCATTTGAAATATATCCCAAGCATACCACGTAACCAGAATAGACTGATCCAACCACGAAACACATCGCGCTTGGGAGTCGTTAATCTCTTTGCAAATGGCGGGTGTCTTCGATAGAGCAACCAAACTTACACATAGCGAGGTGCGAAAGATGTCGTCGACACACCTAAAATGAATGATGCAATAGCGAGTACCGAAGGCAAAGTTATGTGCAGATATCGTTCACCAGTTTTGTCGGCATGCCAAGCATTGATGAGCAGCATCACGGCCCCAATCAAATAAGGCGGCGTCGTTAAAAGTAGCGTCTCCACGGTGCCTTTACCTAGGCCTTTCATAACTCTGGAATCGCTTCTTAGTAAAGGGCGCCCAAGGATATTTGTGACTTCAGCCACCTAGACCTGGATGCACTCACGCTGGAAAAAATGTGGTTATGGATCCGGCAGATACCGAGCCATACACTGatccaagaagcagccagaCCTTGTAATCGCTGCGTGATGGAAAGATTAGCATTGATGCTGTCCAAATCTCATGATCAACTTACAAGAATGCTGATTTTGCTCCGGTTATAAAGGACTGATGATTGCTGTCCACCCAATCATCCTCTCCTATATCCGCCTCCAACCTCCACACAGctagcttcttctcctgatCATTGAGCCAAGGGGTAGTGCGAGGCAGGTCCGGGATAATAAAACAGGCAAT is a window from the Trichoderma atroviride chromosome 5, complete sequence genome containing:
- a CDS encoding uncharacterized protein (EggNog:ENOG41) → MSTLPPPTTDLVYQVDLLESIRQGQLVRTSELTTSPEQRKADYEYVQTGPPMLTFLGIARPKTTYHIYIHPTLIARFDQIQSALGKATTNIIERWFSDKKADFPSRMPLEKHEEGVLRWIASSDIVPKYAGREGCSRPDFLFSATSQNPCQPIICEINARFPYNSWFFVEAATEPFERAGLRNSGLKTGHDSAAFGDAVVSLFDSSHPGHILLGKQWIGFDVHLLPGKFKQRTGHEMRIISPSDLRLTEDSESPTGYHLSCIIKDSEELERVWQISLDMVQTEIQEFSPEILREIARICTNDLRSVFLLHDKRLLGIVLEEVDNLVEQGVVDSVEAQLLKESIAPTYVPGSAGWNEAISSPNAKEGLVLKDARGGIGRGHVFGHNVTQGKWDECLRAVGDGELVEGKGFVLQGKVDQVSFDILNPAGDNPQSHYLIGAWAAVNGKYLGLTSMRLGNDLGCVPPPDGGMAILSVTSAS